In Oscillatoria acuminata PCC 6304, a single window of DNA contains:
- a CDS encoding diflavin flavoprotein: MVAVTDRVQPRLTIATGEIATETTTIRCLDWDRDRFDIEFGLQNGTTYNSFLIRGSQTALVDTSHAKFRESYLQTLRQQIDPTQIDYLIISHTEPDHSGLVKDVLALAPDITIVGAKVAIQFLENLVHQPFKRLIVKNGDTLDLGNGHVLEFVNAPNLHWPDTIFTYDAKTQILFTCDAFGMHYCSDKTFDENLSEIEADYHFYYECLMAPNARSVLSAMKRMPEIEKISTIATGHGPLLRYNVGELTGRYKQWSQEQAKAETTVAVFYFSDYGYSDRLSQAVAHGITKTGVNVEMMDLRSAEPQEVRELVSIASGIALGAPPLTGPSAENAEAAIGTILVAANNKQAIGLFESGGGNDQSIYPLAVKFKELGLKQAFPNIILKENPTEATYQLCDEAGTDMGQLLTLKKAIKQMKSLDSELDKALGRISGGLYIITAKKGDVSSAMLASWVTQASFEPLGITIAVAKDRAIEALMHVGDTFVLNVLDEDNYQGLMRHFLKRFPPGADRFAGIKTQSANNGSPILSEALAYLECQVISRMECPDHWIVYSQVDNGRVSNPDALPAIHHRKVGNHY; the protein is encoded by the coding sequence ATGGTAGCCGTCACCGACAGAGTACAACCGAGACTGACGATCGCAACGGGGGAAATCGCCACCGAAACCACAACAATTCGCTGTTTGGATTGGGACCGCGATCGGTTCGATATCGAATTTGGCCTGCAAAACGGGACCACTTATAATTCCTTTCTGATTCGGGGGAGTCAGACTGCCTTGGTGGATACCTCCCATGCCAAATTCCGCGAGTCCTATTTGCAGACCCTGCGTCAGCAAATCGACCCGACTCAAATCGATTACCTGATCATCAGTCATACGGAACCGGATCATAGCGGATTAGTTAAAGATGTCTTAGCACTCGCCCCAGATATCACCATTGTCGGGGCCAAAGTTGCCATTCAGTTTTTAGAAAACTTAGTCCATCAACCCTTTAAACGTCTAATTGTTAAAAATGGGGATACCCTGGATTTAGGCAACGGCCACGTCCTAGAATTTGTCAATGCCCCGAATTTGCACTGGCCGGATACCATTTTTACCTACGACGCCAAAACGCAGATTCTGTTTACCTGCGATGCCTTTGGGATGCATTATTGTTCCGATAAAACCTTCGATGAAAATTTAAGTGAAATTGAAGCGGATTATCACTTTTATTACGAATGTTTGATGGCACCCAATGCGCGATCGGTCCTGAGTGCTATGAAGCGGATGCCGGAAATCGAAAAAATTAGCACGATCGCCACTGGCCACGGACCCCTGCTGCGGTATAATGTCGGAGAACTCACCGGACGATACAAACAGTGGAGTCAGGAACAAGCTAAGGCAGAAACCACCGTTGCAGTGTTTTATTTTTCCGACTATGGCTATAGCGATCGCCTCTCCCAAGCCGTAGCCCACGGGATTACCAAAACCGGCGTCAACGTGGAAATGATGGATTTGCGATCGGCAGAACCCCAGGAAGTGCGGGAACTGGTCAGTATCGCCTCGGGAATCGCCCTCGGTGCACCGCCCTTAACGGGACCTAGTGCAGAGAATGCAGAAGCGGCGATCGGGACCATTTTAGTGGCGGCCAATAACAAACAGGCGATCGGGCTGTTTGAATCCGGTGGAGGGAACGACCAATCCATCTATCCCCTCGCCGTTAAATTCAAAGAACTCGGGCTAAAACAGGCATTTCCGAATATTATCCTCAAGGAAAACCCCACAGAAGCTACCTATCAACTGTGCGATGAAGCCGGAACCGATATGGGACAGTTGCTGACCCTGAAAAAAGCTATCAAACAGATGAAATCTTTAGATAGCGAACTGGATAAAGCCTTGGGGCGGATTAGCGGAGGATTGTATATTATCACCGCTAAAAAAGGAGATGTGAGTAGTGCGATGTTAGCCTCCTGGGTGACTCAAGCCAGTTTTGAACCCTTGGGGATTACCATTGCTGTGGCCAAAGACCGGGCGATCGAAGCGTTAATGCACGTCGGCGATACCTTCGTGCTCAATGTCCTCGATGAAGACAACTATCAAGGACTGATGCGACACTTCCTCAAACGCTTCCCCCCAGGGGCCGATCGCTTTGCCGGAATCAAAACCCAAAGTGCTAACAACGGCAGTCCGATTCTGAGTGAAGCCCTCGCCTATCTGGAATGCCAAGTCATCAGTCGCATGGAATGCCCCGATCACTGGATCGTGTATAGCCAAGTAGACAATGGCCGCGTCTCCAATCCTGATGCCTTACCGGCAATTCACCATCGCAAAGTCGGCAATCATTATTAA
- a CDS encoding pantothenate kinase: MRNTATDSGSNQRNWLALSIGNSRLHWAWFQGEICKQVWHTLHLDASAGEKLIHAWNRGELWCGGLESPGPLGGEAIAPNPPLWIASVVPQQSALWQSYGRLNIISLENLPLLGVYPTLGIDRALALVGAAGKWGWPVLVVDAGTALTLTGADPEGRLVGGAILPGFGLQLQSLTEKTAALPPVTFPGTLPPRWALTTAEAIASGVLYGIGAGVRDFIDDWKERFPTSAVVITGGGGEILLRYLHQSAPEMAKQAIAMPDLIFAGICCIKQQQSG, translated from the coding sequence ATGAGGAACACTGCCACCGACTCCGGAAGTAATCAGCGCAACTGGCTGGCCTTAAGCATTGGCAATTCGAGACTCCACTGGGCCTGGTTTCAGGGAGAGATTTGCAAACAGGTGTGGCACACACTTCATTTAGACGCCTCTGCCGGGGAAAAGCTGATTCATGCCTGGAACCGGGGTGAGTTATGGTGTGGGGGTCTGGAGTCTCCCGGTCCCCTAGGGGGTGAGGCGATCGCCCCCAACCCGCCCCTGTGGATCGCCTCGGTCGTTCCCCAACAGTCAGCGCTTTGGCAGTCTTACGGAAGATTAAATATTATTAGTCTGGAGAATTTACCCCTGTTGGGAGTTTATCCTACCTTGGGAATCGATCGCGCCTTGGCCTTAGTGGGGGCAGCCGGGAAATGGGGTTGGCCGGTTTTAGTCGTGGATGCAGGAACCGCCCTCACCTTGACCGGGGCGGATCCCGAGGGCCGATTAGTCGGAGGGGCAATTCTCCCAGGGTTTGGGTTACAACTCCAATCGTTAACGGAAAAAACCGCAGCATTACCTCCGGTAACATTTCCAGGGACCTTACCCCCACGCTGGGCTTTAACCACCGCTGAGGCGATCGCTTCTGGGGTACTGTATGGGATTGGGGCTGGGGTACGAGACTTTATCGACGATTGGAAAGAACGCTTTCCCACCTCTGCTGTGGTGATCACCGGGGGAGGCGGGGAAATCTTGCTGAGATATCTCCACCAGAGTGCGCCGGAGATGGCAAAACAGGCGATCGCCATGCCGGATCTGATTTTTGCGGGGATTTGCTGCATCAAACAACAGCAATCGGGGTAA
- a CDS encoding alpha/beta fold hydrolase, producing the protein MTLPLRNSRIKLSQGQLFWREVGQEGLTLVFLHGSWSDSAQWVPVIERLRANYHCFALDLLGFGESEQPNIHYSIALQVECLHEFLETVNPGPVYLVGDSLGAWVAASYALKYPEVVPGLVLLAPEGVQVEGLKKRWFRTRLWIQALPLIRKLQSVLFPLARILRLHQVMHQALLNTDRLQKFGVACQILFQRRKSEIEGELLQDRLSWLKIPVLILIGDRDTPTAVALSETYHRAIADANLRRIPEGKSNLPEELPDLVAQQIGDFISNLEA; encoded by the coding sequence ATGACTCTACCGCTCCGCAATTCCCGAATCAAACTGTCCCAAGGGCAACTATTCTGGCGTGAAGTCGGCCAGGAGGGACTTACTCTAGTATTTTTGCATGGTTCGTGGAGCGATAGCGCTCAATGGGTGCCGGTGATTGAGCGCCTGCGGGCCAATTATCACTGTTTTGCCTTAGATTTACTCGGGTTCGGTGAGTCGGAACAGCCGAATATCCACTACTCGATCGCCCTCCAGGTGGAGTGTCTACACGAATTTCTGGAAACGGTCAACCCCGGACCCGTTTATCTGGTGGGTGACTCTCTAGGCGCTTGGGTGGCAGCGAGTTACGCCCTGAAATATCCCGAGGTTGTGCCAGGATTGGTGTTGTTGGCACCGGAAGGGGTCCAGGTGGAAGGCTTGAAAAAGCGCTGGTTCCGGACTCGCCTTTGGATTCAGGCATTGCCCTTGATTCGCAAGCTACAATCGGTCCTCTTTCCTCTCGCTAGAATCTTGCGCTTGCACCAAGTGATGCATCAAGCCTTGTTAAATACGGATCGCTTGCAAAAATTTGGGGTAGCTTGTCAGATTTTGTTCCAACGTCGGAAAAGTGAAATTGAAGGGGAGTTGTTGCAGGACCGCTTGAGTTGGCTGAAAATTCCGGTTTTGATTTTAATCGGCGATCGCGATACCCCGACGGCAGTCGCTTTATCGGAAACCTACCATCGGGCGATCGCTGATGCCAATTTACGCCGCATTCCCGAAGGTAAGTCTAATTTACCCGAGGAACTCCCGGATCTGGTGGCCCAACAGATTGGAGATTTTATTTCTAATTTAGAGGCTTAA
- the rpsO gene encoding 30S ribosomal protein S15 gives MTLTQERKHELINEYQIHETDTGSADVQVAMLTTRINQLSAHLKTNKKDHSSRRGLLKMIGQRKRLLAYILKQDQARYRALITRLGIRG, from the coding sequence ATGACCCTGACGCAAGAGCGCAAACACGAACTCATCAACGAATATCAAATCCATGAGACCGATACCGGATCGGCAGATGTGCAAGTGGCCATGTTGACCACTCGGATTAACCAACTCAGTGCACACCTGAAAACCAACAAAAAAGACCACTCCTCCAGAAGAGGATTGTTGAAAATGATTGGTCAGCGCAAGCGCTTACTGGCTTATATTTTGAAACAAGACCAAGCCCGCTATCGCGCTTTGATTACCCGCCTCGGGATTCGGGGTTAG
- a CDS encoding WD40 repeat domain-containing protein yields the protein MANHPTQPVNAQAAIADIEARIETLTTAVKQGPSGLEQVIKALKDESEPVQRAAYLLLRNRPELEVRKALQDYNPYRFFKCIRTMGGHSSRIYSVAISPNGRLAASGSNDNTIKLWNLETGEELGILSGHSDWVDSVAFSPDGRLLASGSGDATLKLWTIHPENSPKIASLKQTLTGHSRWVTSVTFSPDSQLLVSGSKDNTIKLWNIETGEDVRTLEGHYDWVYSVAFSPDGKQLVSGGDSTVKLWNLDTGEELQTFTGHRDWVYSVAFSPDGQQIASGSEDGTIKLWSVSDPRAIATLTGHTAGVNAVTFSLEGRLLISASADDTVQLWNVETGKIPDDSALKILRGHGEWVSSLAIAPDGRRLVSGSGDRTLKLWSLETGEELRTLGGDAEWVDSVVFTPDGQMVGSGSGGDTAKWNLHSGEELRSLSGISSWVEDIAVSPDGSRVASGSEDGLVKIWSLNSGVLAILLSGHTEGVWSVTFSPDSKLLASGSGDETIKIWNLQTGKEIRTLRGHSYRVDAVVMHPKLPILASGSADETIKLWNLDTGVEISTLEGHSDAVSSVLFSPDGESLASSSMDGTIKLWNWNASEELGTLEGHADAVNSISFSPTGKTIASGCEDGTIKLWNLLTYEERGTLLAHSEPVNSVAFSRDGYQLASGSADSTLKIWHLRTGKEFRMFSGHSNWVNAVAFSPSTSHFIVSGSADGTVKVWGVE from the coding sequence ATGGCAAATCATCCAACTCAGCCAGTCAATGCTCAGGCGGCGATCGCAGATATCGAAGCAAGAATCGAGACCCTCACCACGGCTGTAAAGCAGGGACCTTCAGGATTAGAGCAGGTCATCAAGGCATTAAAGGACGAATCAGAACCCGTGCAGCGTGCAGCCTATTTGCTGCTGCGAAATCGGCCCGAACTAGAGGTTCGTAAAGCCTTACAAGACTATAACCCCTATCGCTTTTTTAAGTGCATCCGCACGATGGGGGGACATTCCAGCCGGATTTATTCCGTGGCAATTAGTCCCAATGGCCGGTTGGCGGCTAGTGGTAGCAATGACAATACAATTAAACTCTGGAATCTGGAAACTGGAGAAGAACTCGGCATTCTCAGTGGACATTCCGATTGGGTGGATTCCGTCGCCTTTAGTCCCGATGGTCGTTTGCTCGCCAGTGGCAGTGGAGATGCCACCCTCAAACTCTGGACCATTCATCCGGAAAACTCTCCCAAAATCGCCTCCCTCAAACAGACCCTCACCGGCCATTCCCGGTGGGTTACCTCGGTCACCTTTAGTCCCGATAGCCAACTCCTGGTTTCTGGTTCCAAGGATAATACGATTAAACTCTGGAATATTGAGACTGGGGAAGACGTTAGAACTTTAGAGGGTCATTACGACTGGGTATATTCCGTCGCTTTCAGTCCCGATGGTAAACAGTTGGTCAGTGGCGGAGACAGCACCGTTAAATTATGGAATCTTGACACTGGGGAAGAATTACAGACCTTTACCGGACATCGCGACTGGGTGTATTCCGTCGCCTTTAGTCCCGATGGACAGCAGATTGCCAGTGGCAGTGAAGATGGCACGATTAAACTGTGGAGTGTGAGTGACCCGAGGGCGATCGCCACCCTTACTGGCCATACTGCGGGAGTCAATGCTGTCACCTTCAGTTTGGAGGGACGGTTGCTGATCAGTGCCAGTGCCGATGATACGGTGCAACTGTGGAATGTAGAAACCGGAAAAATCCCTGACGATTCCGCCTTAAAAATCCTCAGAGGACATGGAGAGTGGGTCAGTTCCCTGGCGATCGCTCCCGATGGACGCCGGTTAGTCAGCGGCAGCGGCGATCGCACCCTAAAACTCTGGAGTTTAGAAACCGGGGAAGAACTCCGCACCCTGGGAGGAGACGCCGAGTGGGTGGATTCCGTCGTCTTTACCCCCGATGGTCAAATGGTCGGCAGTGGCAGTGGTGGAGACACCGCCAAATGGAACCTGCATAGTGGCGAAGAACTGCGATCGCTCAGTGGCATCTCTAGCTGGGTCGAAGACATCGCCGTCAGTCCCGACGGCAGTCGCGTCGCCAGTGGCAGTGAAGATGGACTCGTCAAAATCTGGAGTCTCAACAGTGGCGTTCTCGCCATCCTCCTCTCCGGACATACCGAAGGCGTTTGGTCCGTCACCTTCAGTCCCGATAGCAAACTCCTTGCTTCCGGTAGCGGCGATGAAACCATCAAAATCTGGAACCTGCAAACCGGCAAAGAAATTCGCACCCTACGCGGTCATTCCTATCGCGTCGATGCCGTCGTCATGCATCCCAAACTGCCCATTTTAGCCAGTGGGTCCGCTGATGAAACCATCAAACTCTGGAACCTTGACACTGGAGTAGAAATTAGCACCTTAGAAGGCCATTCCGATGCCGTATCCTCGGTTCTGTTCAGTCCCGATGGGGAATCTTTAGCCAGTAGCAGCATGGATGGCACCATCAAACTCTGGAACTGGAATGCCTCAGAAGAACTCGGCACCTTAGAGGGTCATGCCGATGCGGTTAATTCCATCAGCTTTAGTCCTACCGGCAAAACCATCGCCAGTGGTTGTGAAGATGGCACTATCAAACTCTGGAACTTGCTCACCTATGAGGAACGCGGTACTCTTTTGGCTCATTCAGAACCCGTTAATTCCGTCGCCTTCAGTCGCGATGGCTATCAATTGGCCAGTGGCAGTGCAGACAGTACCCTCAAAATCTGGCATCTGCGGACGGGGAAAGAATTCCGGATGTTTTCAGGCCATTCTAACTGGGTCAATGCCGTTGCCTTCAGTCCCTCCACTTCCCATTTCATCGTCAGTGGCAGCGCGGATGGGACGGTTAAAGTTTGGGGAGTGGAGTAA
- a CDS encoding GAF domain-containing sensor histidine kinase has protein sequence MYIKEQAPSCTWPKPDLSHPQASRPLHEATETYKENMETQNLHLRELQREVQRSRLLNEINNQVRSTLDLDEVLQVACHLLGETFNCSRVSILVNESEEGDWLITRGEYKKDDYTSQLGTRVPLADNPHLHQLMSQAEPLAVTRFLEFPGFGEETLQLVQTLGIKSMLAIAISYQGKVNGIIGLHQCDREREWSQWEQDLLEGVASQLAIAINQAQLYCATRAAAQRESLLRLITNQIRSTLDLNTVLKTTVQGVRELLNTDRVVIYRFLENWSGEIVVEDLRVPWPPILGGVVADNCFKTDHAELYKQGRVRAIDDIHNSGLNTCHAEFLDQLQVKANLIVPIAMPDHLWGLLIAHECHSTRHWNQGEIELLEQLGHQMAIAISQAELYQKVQDSAAQYQAQAEQLELTLQELKATQQQLIQSEKLSSLGQLVAGVAHEINNANNFIHANLFYVHEYVEALKKAIDIYEAAASEIPPEIEELNEDVDLDYIRSDSPNLIGSMQQGSDRIRKIVQNLRNFSRLDEAGAKPVNLSEGLESSLSMLQHRFPQELKIHKHYHAQGRVECHPAQINQVFFNLIDNALDAIASNSSTDGELTLSIYEPSPNWVSISIKDNGPGISPEIQDQIFNPFFTTKPVGKGTGLGLSLCYQIIVKGHNGKIRCLSEGEGTEFIVELPIKMLEGK, from the coding sequence ATGTATATAAAAGAACAAGCCCCCTCCTGTACATGGCCGAAGCCTGATTTATCACACCCGCAAGCCAGTCGGCCTCTCCACGAGGCGACTGAGACCTACAAAGAAAATATGGAGACCCAAAATTTACACCTCCGGGAACTTCAGAGGGAAGTCCAGCGATCTCGATTGCTCAACGAGATTAATAATCAGGTTCGCAGTACCCTAGATTTAGATGAAGTGCTCCAAGTCGCCTGTCATTTGTTAGGGGAAACCTTCAACTGTAGTCGAGTCAGCATTTTAGTCAACGAATCGGAAGAGGGGGACTGGTTAATCACCCGAGGAGAGTATAAGAAGGATGATTACACCAGCCAATTGGGGACTCGGGTGCCGTTGGCGGATAATCCCCACTTGCATCAGTTGATGTCTCAGGCGGAACCCCTAGCGGTGACCAGGTTTTTAGAGTTTCCCGGTTTTGGGGAAGAGACCTTACAACTGGTGCAGACACTGGGAATTAAGTCCATGCTGGCGATCGCCATCTCCTACCAGGGGAAAGTCAATGGCATTATCGGACTGCATCAGTGCGATCGCGAACGGGAGTGGTCGCAATGGGAACAGGACCTGTTAGAAGGGGTAGCTTCTCAACTGGCGATCGCCATTAACCAAGCCCAATTGTACTGTGCCACCCGCGCTGCCGCACAACGGGAATCCTTACTGCGCCTGATTACCAATCAAATTCGCAGTACCTTAGACTTGAATACCGTTTTAAAAACCACAGTCCAGGGAGTCCGGGAACTCCTGAATACTGACCGGGTGGTGATTTACCGATTTCTAGAAAACTGGTCTGGGGAAATTGTGGTTGAAGACCTTCGTGTTCCTTGGCCGCCGATTTTGGGGGGAGTTGTAGCCGATAATTGTTTTAAAACTGACCATGCCGAACTCTATAAACAAGGGCGAGTTCGGGCGATCGATGATATTCATAATTCCGGATTAAATACCTGTCATGCAGAGTTTTTAGACCAATTGCAAGTCAAGGCCAATTTAATCGTTCCCATTGCCATGCCTGATCATCTCTGGGGATTGTTGATTGCTCATGAATGTCATTCAACCCGCCATTGGAACCAAGGAGAAATTGAACTCCTAGAACAGTTAGGTCACCAGATGGCCATTGCCATCTCACAAGCAGAATTATATCAGAAAGTTCAGGATTCTGCTGCCCAATATCAAGCCCAGGCTGAACAATTAGAACTCACTTTACAAGAACTCAAAGCCACCCAGCAACAACTGATTCAAAGCGAAAAACTGTCAAGTTTGGGACAGTTGGTGGCTGGCGTTGCCCACGAAATTAATAATGCCAATAATTTTATTCATGCCAACTTATTCTACGTCCATGAATATGTTGAAGCGTTGAAAAAAGCGATTGATATTTACGAAGCTGCGGCCTCAGAAATTCCTCCAGAAATCGAAGAGTTGAATGAAGATGTAGATTTGGACTATATCCGGTCTGATTCCCCGAACCTAATTGGTTCCATGCAGCAAGGAAGCGATCGCATTCGCAAAATTGTCCAAAACTTGCGGAATTTTTCGCGGTTAGATGAAGCTGGGGCTAAACCTGTTAATCTCAGTGAAGGTCTGGAAAGCAGTTTATCGATGTTGCAACATCGATTTCCCCAGGAATTGAAAATTCACAAACATTATCATGCTCAAGGGCGAGTGGAATGTCATCCGGCGCAGATTAATCAAGTGTTTTTTAATTTGATTGATAACGCCTTAGATGCGATCGCCTCCAATTCCAGTACAGACGGTGAACTGACCCTCTCAATTTACGAACCCTCTCCCAATTGGGTGAGCATTTCCATTAAAGATAATGGTCCCGGAATTTCTCCAGAGATTCAAGACCAAATTTTCAATCCCTTTTTTACCACAAAACCCGTGGGAAAAGGCACCGGATTAGGTCTATCCCTGTGCTATCAAATTATTGTCAAGGGTCATAACGGCAAGATTCGCTGCCTTAGCGAAGGGGAAGGGACGGAGTTTATTGTAGAACTGCCCATCAAAATGCTGGAAGGGAAATAA
- a CDS encoding NUDIX domain-containing protein, whose translation MKRLWHFTQAVLGIMFRHPVLGISIIPLLDNGQIVLIRRRDNGKWGLPGGMVDWGEDIPNTLKRELTEETGLEVTEVGRLIGIYSAPDRDPRIHSICVVVAAQVQGEMKIYDTAEILEVKAFDRDSLPLGQLSHDHDRQLQDFLNGVTTVA comes from the coding sequence ATGAAGCGCTTATGGCATTTTACGCAAGCCGTACTCGGGATTATGTTTCGACATCCCGTCCTCGGAATTAGCATTATTCCCCTGTTAGACAACGGTCAAATCGTGTTGATCCGGCGTCGCGATAATGGCAAGTGGGGTCTACCTGGAGGCATGGTGGACTGGGGAGAAGATATTCCGAATACCTTAAAACGGGAACTCACGGAAGAAACTGGCCTAGAAGTGACTGAAGTCGGTCGCTTAATCGGAATTTATTCCGCCCCCGATCGCGATCCTCGGATTCATTCGATCTGCGTCGTCGTCGCGGCACAGGTGCAGGGGGAAATGAAAATTTACGATACGGCTGAAATTCTGGAGGTCAAGGCATTTGACCGGGATTCTCTACCCCTGGGTCAACTGTCCCATGACCACGATCGCCAATTACAGGACTTTCTCAATGGTGTGACGACCGTCGCTTAA
- the aroF gene encoding 3-deoxy-7-phosphoheptulonate synthase — MIIVMKVGTPEAEIDRLNAELTENWGLTPEKIVGRYKVVIGLVGDTADLDLQQLQEMSPAIEQVLRVEQPFKRVSREFRHGESSEVVVNTPNGPVHFGETHPIVVVAGPCSVENEDMIVETARRVKAAGAKFLRGGAFKPRTSPYAFQGHGESALELLATAREVTGLGIITELMDASDLEMLGEVADVIQIGARNMHNFSLLKKVGAQDKPVLLKRGMSATIEEWLMAAEYILAAGNPRVILCERGIRTFDRQYTRNTLDLSVIPVLRKLTHLPIMIDPSHGTGWSDQVPSMARAAIAAGTDSLMIEVHPTPSKALSDGPQSLTPDRFDRLMGEELAVIGKAVGRWTVPTPVLA; from the coding sequence ATGATCATTGTAATGAAGGTCGGCACACCCGAAGCCGAAATTGACCGCCTCAATGCAGAACTGACCGAAAATTGGGGTTTGACCCCGGAGAAAATTGTCGGTCGCTATAAAGTCGTAATTGGACTCGTGGGGGATACGGCAGATTTGGATCTGCAACAACTCCAGGAGATGAGTCCGGCGATCGAACAAGTCCTGCGGGTAGAACAACCCTTTAAGCGCGTGAGTCGGGAATTCCGCCACGGCGAATCTTCAGAAGTTGTGGTGAATACTCCCAATGGACCTGTTCACTTTGGTGAAACTCACCCGATCGTTGTCGTTGCCGGACCCTGTTCCGTTGAAAATGAGGACATGATTGTTGAGACGGCCCGCCGAGTCAAAGCGGCTGGGGCCAAGTTTTTGCGAGGGGGCGCATTTAAACCCCGCACCTCGCCTTATGCGTTCCAAGGACATGGCGAAAGTGCGTTAGAGTTACTCGCCACAGCGCGGGAAGTGACTGGGTTGGGAATTATTACCGAACTGATGGATGCGTCAGATTTGGAGATGTTAGGCGAAGTCGCCGATGTTATCCAAATTGGGGCGCGGAATATGCATAATTTTTCCCTGCTCAAGAAAGTGGGCGCTCAGGATAAGCCGGTGTTACTCAAACGGGGAATGTCGGCCACTATTGAAGAGTGGTTGATGGCAGCGGAGTATATTTTGGCCGCAGGCAATCCCCGGGTGATTTTGTGCGAACGGGGAATCCGGACTTTTGACCGGCAGTACACGCGCAATACTTTGGATTTATCGGTAATTCCGGTCCTGCGAAAGCTGACTCACCTACCGATTATGATTGATCCCAGTCATGGAACGGGTTGGTCGGATCAGGTTCCTTCAATGGCGCGTGCGGCGATCGCAGCAGGAACTGATTCTCTAATGATTGAAGTCCACCCGACGCCCAGTAAAGCCCTCTCTGATGGACCTCAATCCCTCACCCCCGATCGCTTCGATCGCCTGATGGGAGAAGAGTTAGCCGTCATTGGTAAAGCAGTGGGTCGTTGGACTGTCCCCACCCCTGTCTTAGCGTAA
- a CDS encoding PAM68 family protein, with protein sequence MSQEPQRNRLPFEPKRKKPAKNNSTPKASETPESGKPKDTARRPMSKEDRAIPEVVSQRMVSRMAILCGVPTALGMFTFIASYFVITGDLFPLPNFAVVLVSMGCFGLGVIGLTYGVLSASWDEEIPGSLLGWQEFTTNFGRMNAARREAKQKSQ encoded by the coding sequence ATGTCACAGGAACCCCAACGAAATCGGTTACCGTTTGAGCCTAAACGGAAAAAACCGGCCAAAAACAACTCAACCCCCAAGGCATCCGAAACTCCAGAATCTGGAAAACCGAAAGATACCGCTCGTCGTCCGATGTCCAAAGAAGACCGGGCCATTCCCGAAGTGGTCAGCCAACGCATGGTGAGTCGGATGGCAATCTTGTGCGGGGTTCCGACTGCTTTGGGGATGTTTACATTTATCGCCAGCTATTTTGTGATCACTGGGGACTTGTTCCCCTTGCCTAATTTCGCCGTTGTCCTAGTGAGCATGGGCTGCTTTGGACTGGGGGTGATTGGGCTAACCTACGGTGTCCTTTCGGCATCTTGGGATGAAGAGATCCCCGGATCCCTGTTAGGTTGGCAGGAGTTTACCACCAATTTTGGCCGCATGAATGCAGCTAGAAGAGAGGCGAAGCAAAAAAGCCAGTAG